The proteins below come from a single Juglans regia cultivar Chandler chromosome 12, Walnut 2.0, whole genome shotgun sequence genomic window:
- the LOC109011719 gene encoding probable phospholipid-transporting ATPase 4, with protein MTRGRIRAKLRQSHLYTFSCLHPTNTEAERPNSVQGSRIIHCNQPHLHQKKPLKYCSNYISTTKYNVVTFLPKAIFEQFRRVANLYFLLAAALSLTAISPFSAVSMIAPLAFVVGLSMAKEALEDSRRFVQDMKVNRRKTSVHKGNGLFGDRPWHKIRVGDVLKVEKDQFFPADLLLLSSNYEDGICYVETMNLDGETNLKVKRCLEATLPLDDDEAFKDFTGIIRCEDPNPSLYTFVGNLEYDRQVFSLDPGQILLRDSKLRNTNYVYGVVIFTGHDSKVMQNATESPSKRSTIEKKMDYIIYVLFTLLVVISLISSIGFAVKTKYQVPDWWYLEPQNTDSLFNPGKPALSGFYHLITALILYGYLIPISLYVSIEVVKVLQATFINQDIHMYDEETGNPAQARTSNLNEELGQVDTILSDKTGTLTCNQMDFLKCSIAGTAYGVRSSEVELAAAKQMAIEEEVDISSFPMRRDNQQSSRKNVGRASEIELETVISYSNGTGQKPVIKGFSFDDGRLMNGNWLKEPNTDVHLLFFRILAICQTAIPEPNQETGSFTYEAESPDEGAFLVAAREFGFEFCKRTQSSVFIHERYPNSKQPAEREYKLLNILEFTSKRKRMSVIVQDEEGQILLLCKGADSIIFDRLSKNGRTYEEATTKHLTEYGEAGLRTLALAYRKLEESEYATWNNEFQKAKTCIGADREAMLERVAEMMERELILVGATAVEDKLQKGVPQCIDKLAQAGLKIWVLTGDKMETAINIGFACSLLRQGMKQIIITTTNSDTLAKDGKEAVKENILNQLTNASQMIKLEKDPHAAFALIIDGKTLTHALEDDMKHQFLGLAVDCASVICCRVSPKQKAMVTRLVKEGTGKTTLAIGDGANDVGMIQEADIGVGISGVEGMQAVMASDFSIAQFRFLERLLVVHGHWCYKRIAQMVCYFFYKNIAFGLTLFYFEAFAAFSGQSVYDDWYMLLFNVLLTSLPVISLGVFEQDVSSEVCLQFPALYQQGPRNLFFDWYRILGWMGNGLYSSLIIFFLNIIIFYDQAFRDGGQTADMATVGTTMFTCIIWAVNCQIALTMSHFTWIQHLLVWGSIVTWYLFLLLYGMISPLISGNAYKLLVEALGPAPIYWAATLLVTIACNLPYLAHISFQRCFNPMDHHVIQEIKYYKRDVEDQHMWTRESSKARHDTKIGFTARVEAKIRQLRGRLQKKHSSSVAS; from the exons ATGACAAGGGGAAGGATAAGGGCAAAACTCCGGCAGAGCCATCTTTACACATTCTCATGCCTCCATCCAACTAACACGGAGGCCGAGAGACCCAATTCAGTTCAGGGCTCGCGAATTATACACTGCAACCAACCACATCTCCATCAGAAGAAACCTCTGAAGTACTGCTCAAATTATATATCAACTACCAAGTATAATGTTGTTACGTTCTTGCCCAAGGCAATCTTTGAGCAATTCCGGAGGGTTGCTAATTTGTACTTTCTTTTGGCTGCGGCTCTTTCCCTCACAGCAATTTCGCCATTTAGTGCTGTAAGCATGATTGCTCCTCTTGCATTTGTTGTTGGGCTCAGTATGGCAAAGGAAGCCCTGGAAGATTCGCGTAGGTTCGTTCAGGATATGAAGGTTAATCGCCGGAAAACTAGTGTTCATAAAGGGAATGGTCTTTTTGGTGATAGACCATGGCATAAGATTCGGGTGGGAGATGTGTTGAAAGTGGAAAAGGATCAATTTTTTCCAGCAGACTTGCTTCTCTTGTCATCGAATTATGAGGATGGGATTTGCTATGTGGAAACTATGAATTTAGATGGTGAGACAAACTTGAAAGTAAAGAGATGTCTGGAGGCGACCTTGCCTTTGGACGATGATGAGGCTTTCAAGGATTTTACTGGGATAATCCGATGTGAAGACCCAAACCCCAGTCTTTACACCTTTGTGGGTAATTTGGAGTATGATCGGCAGGTTTTTTCTCTTGATCCTGGCCAGATTCTCCTTAGAGATTCAAAGCTGAGGAATACAAATTATGTATATGGTGTTGTGATCTTCACTGGCCATGATAGCAAAGTCATGCAGAATGCAACGGAGTCCCCTTCAAAAAGGAGCACAATAGAAAAAAAGATGGACTACATCATATATGTCCTTTTCACTCTCCTTGTGGTGATCTCATTGATCAGCTCAATTGGCTTTGCCGTGAAGACCAAGTACCAAGTGCCAGATTGGTGGTACTTAGAACCCCAGAATACTGACAGTTTATTTAATCCTGGCAAGCCAGCCTTGTCGGGATTTTACCATCTGATTACTGCTCTCATCCTTTATGGATATTTAATACCCATCTCGCTCTATGTATCAATTGAGGTTGTAAAGGTTTTGCAAGCAACCTTCATTAACCAAGACATACATATGTATGATGAAGAGACTGGAAATCCTGCTCAAGCACGAACATCAAACTTAAACGAGGAATTGGGCCAGGTTGACACAATCCTCTCTGACAAAACAGGCACTTTGACCTGCAATCAGATGGATTTTCTGAAGTGCTCCATTGCTGGTACCGCATATGGTGTGCGTTCTAGTGAAGTTGAACTTGCTGCTGCAAAACAGATGGCTATTGAGGAGGAAGTAGACATTTCCAGTTTTCCCATGCGTAGAGATAATCAACAAAGTTCCAGGAAGAATGTCGGAAGAGCTTCGGAAATTGAACTGGAAACTGTCATTTCTTATAGCAATGGAACTGGTCAGAAACCTGTAATAAAAGGGTTTAGCTTTGACGATGGCCGCCTCATGAATGGAAATTGGTTGAAAGAACCCAATACTGAtgttcatttactttttttccGGATATTAGCAATATGTCAAACTGCAATTCCTGAGCCGAATCAAGAGACTGGAAGTTTTACTTATGAAGCAGAGTCACCCGATGAAGGGGCTTTTCTTGTTGCAGCGAGGGAATTTGGTTTTGAGTTTTGTAAAAGAACACAATCAAGTGTGTTTATCCACGAACGATATCCTAATTCAAAACAACCAGCTGAAAG AGAGTACAAACTTCTGAACATACTGGAGTTCACCAGCAAAAGAAAGCGAATGTCTGTAATTGTTCAGGACGAGGAGGGGCAGATTCTGCTTCTGTGCAAAGGTGCTGACAG CATCATTTTTGATCGCCTTTCAAAGAATGGAAGAACGTATGAGGAAGCTACTACTAAGCACTTGACTGAATATGGAGAAGCTGGGTTGCGTACATTGGCACTTGCTTATAGAAAGCTTGAGGAGTCTGAGTATGCCACTTGGAACAATGAGTTTCAGAAAGCCAAAACATGTATTGGGGCTGATAGAGAAGCAATGCTTGAGCGTGTAGCAGAAATGATGGAAAGAGAGTTAATACTTGTCGGTGCTACTGCTGTGGAGGACAAATTGCAAAAAGGG GTGCCCCAGTGCATTGATAAACTTGCACAAGCTGGTCTCAAGATCTGGGTATTGACGGGGGATAAGATGGAAACGGCAATCAACATAGG ATTTGCATGCAGTTTGCTCCGACAGGGGATGAAGCAGATCATTataacaacaacaaattcaGACACATTAGCCAAAGATGGCAAAGAG GCTGTGAAAGAGAACATTTTGAATCAACTCACCAATGCCTCACAAATGATCAAGCTGGAGAAGGATCCCCATGCTGCCTTTGCATTAATTATTGATGGAAAAACTCTAACTCATGCTTTAGAGGATGATATGAAGCATCAGTTTTTAGGGTTAGCAGTTGATTGTGCATCTGTCATATGTTGTCGTGTCTCCCCCAAGCAGAAAGCAATG GTAACAAGGTTAGTAAAAGAAGGAACTGGGAAAACCACCCTAGCGATTGGTGATGGTGCAAATGATGTGGGAATGATTCAAGAAGCTGACATTGGTGTTGGCATCAGTGGGGTCGAAGGTATGCAG GCTGTAATGGCTAGTGACTTCTCCATTGCCCAGTTTCGATTTCTGGAGAGACTTCTGGTAGTCCATGGACACTGGTGTTACAAGAGGATTGCTCAGATG GTTTGCTATTTCTTCTACAAAAATATAGCATTTGGTCTTACCCTCTTCTACTTTGAGGCATTTGCGGCCTTTTCTGGGCAGTCAGTTTACGATGATTGGTACATGCTGTTGTTTAATGTTTTGCTTACCTCATTGCCTGTCATTTcacttggagtttttgaacAAGATGTCTCTTCAGAAGTCTGCCTACAG TTCCCTGCACTATATCAGCAAGGGCCAAGAAATTTGTTCTTCGACTGGTACAGGATACTGGGTTGGATGGGCAACGGTCTATATTCCTCCCTCattattttcttcctcaacATTATCATCTTCTATGATCAGGCATTTCGTGATGGAGGCCAGACAGCTGATATGGCCACTGTAGGTACAACAATGTTCACTTGCATCATCTGGGCTGTCAATTGCCAGATTGCACTTACAATGAGCCACTTCACATGGATCCAACACCTCCTGGTTTGGGGCAGCATTGTCACTTGGTATCTGTTTCTCTTGCTATATGGCATGATATCACCGCTTATTTCTGGGAACGCCTACAAACTTCTAGTTGAAGCTCTTGGTCCTGCTCCTATATATTGGGCAGCCACCCTTCTAGTGACAATCGCCTGTAATCTTCCTTACTTGGCGCACATATCTTTCCAAAGATGTTTTAATCCAATGGATCATCATGTCATCCAAGAAATCAAGTACTACAAAAGAGATGTTGAGGATCAACATATGTGGACTAGGGAGAGTTCCAAAGCAAGACATGATACCAAGATTGGGTTCACAGCAAGGGTGGAGGCAAAGATCAGGCAGTTGAGAGGGAGGCTGCAGAAGAAACACTCGAGCTCGGTTGCATCATGA